A genomic segment from Candidatus Eisenbacteria bacterium encodes:
- a CDS encoding DUF512 domain-containing protein: MRIVSVDEGSPAQRIGVRAGETLVAINGNSIRDVLDYHFHAADGDLEILVSSSPAATRTLEVRLDPGQALGLQLEELKIRLCGNNCIFCFVDQNPKGMRPSLYLKDEDYRLSFLHGNFVTLTNMKKWEIERIVEQRLTPLYVSVHSTNPETRRRLLRPRAERDILALIDYLTQSGIEIHTQIVLCPGYNDGDDLEATIGDLAARWPGVRSLAIVPLGLTAHREGLPQLRGVTPEIASRLLEQAERHEERFRSRFDAGFVYLADEIYRLLGREVPPAARYDGFPQLENGIGMTRDFLDRLRRRRRLFPTAARSGERAFTLVTGELFAPILEPAVRAAVERTSERVEIRIVPCANHFFGRSVTVAGLLTGSDIARSLEGRELGDRVLLPPATLNDDGLFLDDMPIAALAERFGVPFQTGLSTR; encoded by the coding sequence ATGCGGATCGTGTCGGTCGATGAAGGCTCGCCCGCCCAGCGCATCGGGGTGCGCGCGGGGGAGACCCTCGTCGCCATCAACGGCAACTCGATCCGGGATGTCCTCGACTATCACTTCCACGCGGCCGACGGGGATCTCGAGATCCTGGTCTCCTCCTCCCCAGCGGCAACGCGGACACTGGAGGTGCGCCTCGATCCGGGCCAAGCGCTCGGCCTTCAGCTCGAGGAATTGAAGATCCGCCTCTGCGGCAACAACTGCATCTTCTGCTTCGTCGACCAGAATCCGAAGGGGATGCGTCCGTCGCTCTATCTCAAGGACGAGGACTACCGCCTCTCCTTTCTGCATGGGAACTTCGTCACGCTGACAAACATGAAGAAGTGGGAGATCGAGCGGATCGTCGAGCAACGCCTGACCCCGCTCTACGTCTCCGTTCACTCGACGAACCCCGAGACGCGCCGCAGGCTCTTGCGTCCCAGGGCGGAGAGGGACATCCTCGCCCTGATCGACTATCTGACGCAGAGCGGGATCGAGATCCATACGCAGATCGTTCTATGCCCCGGATACAACGATGGGGACGACCTCGAAGCCACGATCGGCGACCTCGCGGCCCGCTGGCCCGGGGTTCGCAGCCTCGCAATCGTCCCTCTCGGGCTGACCGCCCACAGGGAAGGCCTGCCGCAACTCCGTGGAGTGACCCCTGAGATCGCCTCCCGCCTCCTGGAACAGGCCGAGCGGCATGAGGAGCGCTTCCGGAGCCGGTTTGACGCGGGCTTCGTTTACCTCGCCGACGAGATCTACCGTCTCCTGGGCCGCGAGGTGCCTCCGGCCGCGCGCTACGATGGCTTTCCTCAACTCGAGAACGGGATCGGGATGACGAGGGACTTTCTCGACCGACTGCGCCGCCGGCGCCGCCTCTTCCCGACCGCCGCCCGCTCGGGCGAGCGGGCATTCACCCTCGTCACCGGCGAGCTCTTCGCCCCGATCCTGGAGCCTGCCGTGCGGGCGGCCGTCGAGCGAACGAGCGAGCGGGTCGAGATCCGCATCGTTCCCTGCGCCAATCACTTCTTCGGGAGGAGCGTGACTGTGGCCGGCCTCCTGACCGGCAGCGACATCGCGCGCTCTCTTGAAGGGCGCGAGCTTGGCGACAGGGTCCTTCTCCCTCCAGCGACTCTGAACGATGATGGGCTGTTCCTCGACGATATGCCGATTGCGGCATTGGCCGAGAGATTCGGTGTACCCTTCCAGACGGGGTTGTCCACGAGATGA